One window of Microcoleus vaginatus PCC 9802 genomic DNA carries:
- a CDS encoding sensor histidine kinase has translation MLMPASSEFVKLCRSQVAIAVSLGAKFSAVYLTQELVEGSEAKLVQIAVYPETSAESEENQGLRLQSSESSTVKPVPRLLAPPVLAEESTVGAIAPERLPGKERSSHQCQGPENVWQQRRQIVTPLIHEGAVMGLLVSGRQDRPWNEREEAQIQQIARTLALACILDQRSQWMQQELGTSRQIQAQVYDTMHNLLHQFKSPLTALRTFGKLLARRLVPEDKNRNVAFSIVRESDRLQELLGQFDRTVDTGEAHLKLRSGTSEKAISNVESIRHSPLSLSPAANLQESCFVAEVLKPLLISAEAMASERNLKLVADLEADLPPVRANDRALREVLSNLIDNALKYTPAGRQIYIKVRYKAADGDRAGYSQLPAIAVAVSDTGSGIPPQDLEHLFERHYRGEKAQTEIPGTGLGLAIARDLVRQMQGEIEVFSPVNPEWLPSAETNLLYPTDRGTTFVVWLPVNN, from the coding sequence ATGTTAATGCCAGCCAGTTCAGAATTTGTCAAACTTTGCCGCTCGCAGGTGGCCATCGCCGTTAGTTTGGGAGCGAAATTCAGCGCGGTATACCTGACACAAGAGTTGGTAGAAGGCAGCGAAGCAAAGTTAGTGCAGATCGCAGTTTACCCAGAAACCTCAGCCGAATCGGAAGAAAATCAGGGGTTGAGGTTACAATCTTCCGAAAGCTCGACAGTGAAACCGGTACCGCGACTGCTGGCGCCGCCTGTTCTGGCGGAAGAATCGACGGTAGGGGCGATCGCACCCGAGCGACTTCCGGGTAAGGAGCGCAGTTCCCATCAGTGTCAAGGCCCGGAGAATGTGTGGCAGCAGCGCAGGCAAATTGTGACGCCTCTGATACACGAGGGAGCTGTAATGGGACTCCTAGTCAGCGGTAGGCAAGACAGGCCTTGGAACGAGCGAGAGGAGGCTCAGATACAACAAATTGCTCGCACCTTAGCCCTAGCCTGCATTTTAGACCAGCGATCGCAGTGGATGCAGCAGGAATTGGGTACGAGTCGGCAAATCCAGGCTCAGGTTTACGACACGATGCACAATTTGCTGCACCAGTTCAAAAGTCCGCTGACAGCGTTGCGAACTTTTGGCAAGTTGTTAGCGCGGCGGCTGGTACCGGAAGACAAAAACCGCAATGTGGCTTTTAGTATTGTCCGAGAGAGCGATCGGCTCCAAGAGTTGCTGGGCCAGTTCGATCGAACCGTTGACACCGGCGAAGCACATCTAAAACTGCGATCGGGCACTTCAGAAAAAGCAATCTCCAACGTGGAATCAATCCGGCATTCTCCTCTTTCGCTGTCACCTGCTGCCAATTTGCAGGAATCCTGTTTTGTGGCAGAAGTCTTAAAACCGCTGTTAATTTCCGCCGAAGCGATGGCATCTGAAAGGAATCTGAAATTGGTAGCCGACCTAGAGGCGGATTTGCCACCAGTCCGGGCGAACGATCGAGCTTTGCGCGAGGTTTTGAGCAATTTAATTGACAATGCTTTGAAATATACCCCTGCCGGCCGCCAAATTTATATTAAAGTAAGGTACAAAGCAGCGGATGGCGATCGGGCAGGATACAGCCAATTGCCTGCCATAGCAGTTGCAGTCAGCGACACTGGTTCCGGCATTCCCCCCCAGGATTTAGAGCATTTATTTGAGCGGCACTACCGGGGAGAAAAAGCGCAGACCGAAATTCCTGGCACAGGATTGGGTTTGGCGATCGCCCGGGATTTAGTCCGCCAAATGCAAGGAGAAATAGAAGTATTTTCCCCAGTCAATCCTGAATGGCTGCCCTCTGCAGAAACTAATTTATTATATCCAACGGATCGTGGCACTACCTTTGTGGTTTGGCTACCAGTGAATAATTAA
- a CDS encoding DUF3155 domain-containing protein, translated as MARRRKRKSRRRQEGRRILECVPQYSIESGEDKPVTAARKFIHAEGIAPPALLLVKRNEHTTDRYFWAEKGLFGAQYVEENHFLFPSLKVMLEATTEKIPVVSASRA; from the coding sequence TTGGCCAGGAGACGCAAACGCAAGAGTCGCCGCCGACAAGAAGGACGCAGAATTTTAGAGTGTGTGCCTCAATATAGCATCGAGAGCGGCGAAGATAAACCCGTAACAGCCGCTCGCAAGTTCATCCATGCTGAAGGCATTGCTCCCCCAGCTTTGCTGTTAGTCAAGCGTAACGAGCATACCACTGACAGATACTTCTGGGCTGAAAAAGGTTTATTTGGAGCCCAATACGTAGAAGAGAATCATTTCTTGTTTCCCAGCTTAAAGGTGATGTTGGAAGCTACCACAGAAAAAATTCCTGTGGTGTCAGCCAGTCGCGCATAG
- a CDS encoding DUF751 family protein — protein sequence MQDFINNVSRYPRFLITICLGIFFFLFQQLKPLLDRPATAIALISSIVATFVFLTFTLRAMLGLSSV from the coding sequence ATGCAAGATTTTATTAATAACGTCTCTCGCTACCCGCGCTTTCTCATTACGATATGTCTGGGAATTTTCTTTTTCCTGTTCCAGCAACTCAAACCCCTGCTCGATCGACCGGCAACTGCGATCGCCCTGATTAGTTCGATTGTAGCGACTTTTGTCTTTCTAACTTTTACACTGCGCGCCATGTTAGGCCTGAGTTCGGTTTGA
- a CDS encoding response regulator, with translation MFFKTTGKISRLKPKTLNRTLPLATFEAVYQLLQQMAEIPGAIWLTDDAIADSQNRENSSERFAAVISDHFSALLRGNLLDEFATNGHKHSEKNLHSQLNVQLTFDPGAIAHFLSPLADKLAEITPAPSWQKDVRALKQGIKNIQPNSALIQSEFTLNLLDILAANASPNNRLHLHSQTEIEGKSAPKVIDPETLQSQIAEAVNQLQIASPCISFCQPVEDALQQQLEQERLLNQVTTQIRQSLELPVILSKAVERVREFLEVDRLLIYQFEKVPAPHNGELAKEIPAAVSGSGEIQKISGSYLYLGRVTYEALANDSISSVLNFSEGAQCFTNGVIDREKYRKGLALCVADVETTYSSQPCFLELMRRAKVRAKLLVPIVVQDDLWGLLIAHQCTFREWEESKKTFLRQIAEHLAIAIYQAELYAQVQQQKRTSEQRVIERTRELRDALVAAQSASLAKSEFLAAMSHELRTPLTCVIGISDTLLRWSYGKVGSKEVPVQKQRQYLQTIRDSGDHLLELINDILDLSQVEAGKAVLKISEFSLSKLASQSLHALKEKAATKGVELLQEQRIKRECDRFIADPRRLRQILFNLLGNAIKFTPEGGRVILRVWVTEDKNRTPAVRQPGTAPAGSTAVFQIKDTGIGIPENQRSLLFQKFQQLDSPYCREYGGTGLGLALTKQLVELHGGAIEVNSKVDVGSTFTVFIPIQTLAKDESTKFTYENSNSSLPLHYSSRGSLVLVEEDEETAMLICDILTAAGLQVVWMIEGSAAVEQIELLQPNAVIVDMRLPGMNGCEIIYQLRQKPATENIKILALSVNEIPPDQISFVTAGANDCLAKPIHPEQLLDKIISLMAGIGNG, from the coding sequence TTGTTCTTTAAAACAACCGGGAAAATATCTAGATTGAAACCAAAAACCTTAAATAGGACTTTGCCACTAGCAACCTTTGAGGCTGTTTACCAGTTGTTACAGCAAATGGCTGAAATCCCAGGGGCGATTTGGCTGACCGACGATGCGATCGCTGATTCTCAAAATCGGGAAAATTCGTCGGAAAGGTTTGCAGCAGTGATATCAGATCATTTTAGCGCGCTGCTGCGGGGCAATCTATTAGATGAGTTCGCAACAAACGGACACAAGCACAGCGAAAAAAATCTCCATTCGCAATTGAATGTGCAGTTGACTTTCGACCCCGGGGCGATCGCCCATTTCCTGTCTCCCCTCGCAGACAAACTGGCAGAAATAACCCCCGCACCCTCGTGGCAAAAAGACGTTCGCGCCCTCAAACAAGGAATTAAAAATATACAGCCTAACTCGGCCCTTATTCAAAGCGAATTCACCCTAAATTTGCTGGATATTCTAGCTGCCAATGCCAGCCCAAATAATCGCCTGCACCTACACAGCCAAACAGAAATAGAGGGAAAATCAGCGCCCAAAGTTATAGATCCAGAAACGCTACAGAGCCAGATTGCCGAAGCCGTCAATCAATTACAAATTGCCAGTCCCTGCATTTCATTTTGTCAGCCAGTGGAAGATGCTTTGCAGCAGCAGCTCGAACAAGAGCGACTTTTGAATCAGGTGACAACTCAAATCCGCCAGAGTTTGGAATTGCCTGTAATTTTGTCAAAAGCAGTCGAGCGAGTGCGAGAGTTTTTGGAGGTCGATCGCCTGTTAATCTATCAATTTGAAAAAGTGCCAGCGCCCCACAATGGTGAGTTAGCTAAAGAAATACCTGCGGCGGTTTCTGGGTCTGGCGAAATCCAAAAAATTTCCGGGTCTTACTTGTATTTAGGTCGCGTCACCTACGAAGCTTTAGCCAACGATTCTATCTCGTCTGTACTGAATTTTAGTGAAGGCGCGCAGTGTTTTACCAATGGAGTCATTGACAGAGAGAAATATCGCAAAGGCTTGGCTTTGTGCGTCGCGGATGTGGAAACAACTTACTCTTCGCAGCCTTGTTTTTTAGAGTTGATGCGGCGGGCGAAGGTGCGCGCGAAGTTGCTAGTGCCGATCGTAGTTCAAGACGACTTGTGGGGCCTGCTAATTGCCCACCAGTGTACTTTTCGGGAGTGGGAAGAAAGCAAAAAAACTTTTTTGCGGCAAATAGCAGAACATTTGGCGATCGCCATTTACCAAGCCGAACTTTATGCACAAGTCCAGCAGCAAAAGCGCACCTCAGAACAACGCGTAATAGAGCGCACGCGAGAACTGCGCGATGCACTGGTCGCCGCCCAGTCTGCCAGCCTCGCCAAGAGCGAGTTTTTGGCAGCTATGAGCCACGAATTGCGGACTCCCCTCACCTGCGTCATCGGCATTTCCGACACGCTACTGCGGTGGTCTTACGGCAAAGTTGGCAGCAAAGAAGTGCCAGTGCAAAAGCAGCGGCAGTACCTGCAAACTATCCGAGACAGCGGCGACCACTTATTAGAATTAATTAACGATATTTTAGATTTATCGCAAGTAGAAGCGGGAAAAGCAGTATTAAAAATTAGTGAATTTTCACTTTCTAAATTAGCTTCTCAGAGCCTGCACGCTCTCAAAGAAAAAGCTGCGACTAAAGGCGTGGAACTGCTGCAAGAACAGCGGATAAAACGAGAGTGCGATCGCTTTATCGCTGACCCGCGCCGCTTGAGACAAATTCTCTTCAATCTTTTAGGCAATGCGATTAAATTTACTCCCGAAGGTGGGCGAGTCATCCTGCGAGTTTGGGTGACAGAAGATAAAAATCGAACGCCTGCAGTGCGGCAGCCCGGTACTGCACCTGCTGGCAGTACCGCTGTTTTTCAAATCAAAGATACCGGAATTGGAATTCCCGAAAATCAGCGATCGCTTTTGTTTCAAAAATTCCAGCAGTTGGATTCCCCCTACTGCCGCGAATACGGCGGCACCGGTCTGGGATTGGCCTTAACTAAACAGTTAGTAGAGCTTCACGGCGGCGCGATCGAAGTCAACTCTAAAGTTGATGTCGGCTCTACTTTTACCGTTTTTATACCCATCCAAACTCTAGCCAAAGATGAATCCACAAAATTTACCTATGAAAACTCTAATTCATCTTTACCGCTGCATTATTCCTCGCGGGGCAGCCTCGTACTCGTGGAAGAAGATGAAGAAACTGCCATGCTGATTTGCGATATCCTGACAGCCGCAGGACTGCAAGTGGTGTGGATGATTGAAGGTTCGGCGGCGGTGGAACAAATTGAACTTTTGCAGCCAAATGCTGTGATTGTCGATATGCGTTTGCCCGGTATGAATGGCTGCGAAATAATTTACCAACTGCGCCAAAAACCCGCTACTGAAAATATCAAGATTCTCGCTTTAAGCGTTAATGAAATTCCGCCCGATCAGATATCTTTCGTGACGGCGGGAGCTAACGATTGTTTGGCTAAACCGATTCACCCGGAGCAATTGCTGGACAAAATTATTTCTTTAATGGCCGGGATTGGTAATGGGTAA
- a CDS encoding PadR family transcriptional regulator: MKFEHIYQFFQDPPPVYLNKELAVCYILSVLLRGDSYGTELIGQLEREFPIYRLSDTVLYSALKFLEDEGVITGYWKKVEGRGRPRRMYQILPEWRHQAQDLARLWHEYIGQGNGASERRSRALETGQTG, translated from the coding sequence ATGAAGTTTGAACATATCTATCAATTTTTTCAAGACCCCCCTCCTGTTTATCTAAACAAGGAACTAGCTGTGTGCTATATTCTCTCGGTGTTATTGCGCGGAGATTCCTACGGTACAGAACTGATTGGCCAACTAGAGAGGGAATTCCCCATCTACCGACTTTCTGATACCGTGCTCTACAGCGCTCTGAAATTCCTCGAAGATGAAGGCGTGATCACCGGTTACTGGAAAAAAGTAGAAGGACGCGGCCGCCCCCGCCGGATGTATCAAATCCTCCCTGAGTGGCGGCACCAAGCTCAAGACCTCGCTCGTCTCTGGCATGAGTACATCGGTCAGGGAAACGGCGCGTCAGAGCGTCGTTCCCGCGCCTTAGAAACTGGTCAGACGGGTTAA
- the mrdA gene encoding penicillin-binding protein 2, with the protein MAGDFSFNSKIRFDKNGLDNPARQRSRSLQVMIFMLLVTTLVTLPIFRLAELQLVQGAYNRQRAENNRIRPVSVPANRGQILDRNGKIFAANRVSRSVYVWPKERSAQDWQEIAATLGPIVKLPPAEIIKKIDGVGYRSALPVRISKDIDVGTFVALGEQANTLRGVEIRVESSRDNPHQQLAAHLLGYVGEASLEQLKANPAYPMGMLVGQMGVEKLANSTLEGVWGNRLIEVNAKGEEIQDLGVKDPIPGKPVQLTLDLDMQKTAEKALGDRLGAVVAIDVKTGALLTMASWPTFDPNIFTRKVTQKEWDRLQGPEKPFLNRAVQGYPVGSTFKIVTAVAGMESGKFSPDSTLVSSSSINIGGISFNEHGAGYGTIGFRDALAYSSNTFFYQVGMAAGPEEMAKWAKKMGIGGTLNLELLGLESANHGQVPIPAEKQKMYGEDWYVGDTVTMAIGQGLVLCTPLELAVMVSTIANGGWRVQPHLLASQTNTPVTQKISTGIKPATLNVIKQGLIEVVKKGTGRGLNDGTIPLSAGKTGTVEMPGHPDNSMYVGFAPADKPEVAIAVIVEGGGYGAVAAAPIAHEVFRTYFQKQGFKPTNKPL; encoded by the coding sequence ATGGCTGGCGATTTTTCTTTTAACTCTAAAATCCGCTTCGACAAAAATGGCTTGGACAATCCTGCACGGCAACGCAGCCGCTCGCTCCAAGTTATGATTTTTATGCTGCTCGTCACTACCTTGGTGACGCTACCAATATTTCGTCTAGCCGAACTGCAACTGGTACAGGGTGCCTACAACCGACAACGGGCGGAAAATAACCGCATTCGCCCTGTTTCAGTCCCAGCGAATCGCGGTCAAATTTTAGACCGCAACGGCAAAATTTTTGCGGCCAACCGCGTATCTCGATCGGTCTATGTGTGGCCAAAAGAGCGCTCTGCCCAGGACTGGCAAGAGATCGCCGCTACACTGGGCCCGATCGTCAAACTTCCCCCAGCCGAAATTATCAAAAAAATCGATGGAGTGGGCTACAGATCAGCCCTGCCAGTGCGAATTAGTAAAGATATCGATGTCGGTACTTTCGTCGCGTTGGGAGAACAAGCTAATACTTTGCGGGGAGTGGAAATTCGCGTAGAATCGAGCCGAGACAATCCCCACCAGCAATTAGCAGCTCACCTCTTGGGATACGTCGGCGAAGCTAGTTTAGAGCAATTAAAAGCTAATCCTGCATATCCGATGGGGATGCTCGTCGGTCAAATGGGAGTTGAAAAATTAGCCAATTCAACTTTAGAGGGCGTTTGGGGAAACCGTTTAATCGAGGTGAATGCTAAGGGCGAGGAAATCCAAGATTTAGGTGTAAAAGACCCTATTCCCGGCAAACCGGTGCAGCTAACTTTAGATTTAGATATGCAGAAAACTGCGGAAAAAGCTTTGGGCGATCGCTTAGGTGCAGTTGTGGCGATCGACGTAAAAACCGGAGCTCTTTTAACAATGGCTAGTTGGCCGACATTTGATCCCAATATTTTCACCCGCAAGGTAACTCAAAAAGAATGGGATCGGCTGCAAGGGCCAGAAAAACCGTTTTTAAATCGAGCCGTTCAAGGTTATCCAGTTGGTAGCACTTTTAAAATTGTCACTGCTGTAGCCGGGATGGAGTCGGGCAAGTTTTCTCCTGACTCTACTTTGGTAAGTTCTTCTTCAATTAACATCGGCGGAATTTCCTTTAACGAACACGGCGCCGGTTACGGCACGATCGGTTTCCGCGATGCTTTGGCCTACAGCAGCAATACGTTTTTCTATCAAGTAGGCATGGCAGCCGGGCCGGAAGAAATGGCGAAATGGGCTAAGAAAATGGGCATTGGCGGTACTCTTAATTTAGAGCTTTTGGGCTTGGAATCCGCCAATCACGGTCAAGTTCCGATCCCAGCAGAGAAACAGAAAATGTATGGGGAAGATTGGTATGTGGGCGATACGGTAACAATGGCGATCGGTCAAGGTTTGGTACTTTGTACTCCCTTAGAATTGGCTGTGATGGTGTCAACTATTGCCAATGGCGGTTGGCGAGTGCAGCCACATTTGTTGGCTTCTCAAACCAATACGCCTGTTACTCAAAAAATTTCAACAGGTATTAAGCCGGCAACTTTAAATGTCATTAAACAAGGATTGATTGAGGTGGTGAAAAAAGGTACAGGCCGCGGCTTAAATGATGGTACTATTCCTTTAAGTGCGGGCAAAACTGGAACGGTGGAAATGCCCGGTCATCCTGACAATTCTATGTATGTGGGTTTTGCTCCTGCTGACAAACCTGAAGTTGCGATCGCAGTTATAGTTGAAGGCGGCGGATATGGTGCTGTAGCGGCGGCACCAATTGCTCACGAGGTATTTAGAACCTATTTTCAAAAGCAGGGTTTTAAACCTACTAATAAGCCTCTCTAG
- a CDS encoding cofactor assembly of complex C subunit B, giving the protein MDTAVLPSTFVLTLLLAVGLFFFIKASVKDRIEQVKLASESAQESLLADLQQYFADRAYRVAAVDAPNYKVTFEGFVRPSWFLAIFLTLLSAGGALCLGLVLGMLVPQQGQIFLALVLLSPLAGVFYWKKAGRSEQVSLKLESVAESGSQTKSFVTVRAHRDELAAMQKALDLKPLD; this is encoded by the coding sequence ATGGATACTGCTGTTCTTCCTTCAACATTTGTGCTAACGCTACTGCTGGCTGTTGGCTTGTTTTTCTTCATCAAGGCTTCAGTCAAAGATCGAATCGAACAAGTCAAGCTGGCTTCCGAGAGCGCCCAAGAGTCACTGTTAGCCGACTTACAACAGTATTTTGCCGATAGAGCTTACCGAGTTGCAGCCGTCGATGCCCCCAACTATAAAGTCACGTTTGAGGGTTTTGTGCGGCCGAGTTGGTTTCTAGCTATTTTTCTAACTCTGCTGAGTGCAGGCGGCGCTCTGTGCTTGGGACTGGTTTTGGGAATGCTAGTTCCCCAACAGGGTCAAATTTTCCTAGCTTTGGTACTGCTGTCCCCGCTGGCGGGGGTATTTTACTGGAAAAAAGCTGGACGCTCTGAGCAAGTCTCCCTCAAACTCGAATCAGTTGCTGAGTCTGGAAGCCAAACCAAGAGCTTTGTTACTGTCAGAGCTCACCGCGATGAACTAGCAGCCATGCAAAAAGCTTTAGATTTGAAACCGCTCGATTAA
- a CDS encoding phage holin family protein has translation MEPIDFLIAWLVTGSSLLLISQLPIGVEIDSTPKAVISAAVLGMLNVLILPILKAVFFVPNLLTLGLLSGVFAFVMNVIVFASAAKLVEGFSLRMGLWSAVLGAIALAVVSSFINGALI, from the coding sequence GTGGAACCGATCGATTTTTTGATTGCTTGGCTCGTGACGGGCAGCAGCTTGCTGCTAATTTCTCAACTGCCGATCGGCGTAGAAATTGACAGCACACCGAAAGCAGTAATTTCCGCTGCGGTTTTGGGAATGTTGAACGTTTTAATTTTGCCAATTCTGAAAGCAGTTTTTTTCGTGCCGAACCTACTGACGCTGGGGTTGCTTTCCGGCGTGTTTGCTTTTGTCATGAACGTGATTGTTTTTGCCTCGGCTGCGAAGTTAGTTGAAGGATTTAGTTTGCGGATGGGCCTTTGGAGCGCGGTACTGGGGGCGATCGCCTTGGCTGTAGTTAGCAGCTTTATCAACGGCGCACTGATTTAG
- a CDS encoding metallophosphoesterase — MSIKRRHFLVLGSLSSLGLAGVWKMFQLRTAWGTEANAAVPSNVEEERAIVPLPASPPILRFISVADTGTGAEGQYAVAEAMAQYHRGNPFNVAVLAGDNIYNNGEIEKINAVFERPYQPLLQQGVKFYACLGNHDIRTANGDPQVKYAGFNMQGRYYTFRRDPVQFFALDTNHNADWENQLAWLEKELSQSTAPWKVVFGHHPIYSSGVYGSNQSFIKSLAPLFQKYGVQLYINGHEHSYERTRSINGTTYLICGAGAGTRPVGRSEWTEYSASRLSFATFDVYDDRMFVSSIGTDKRVFDRGVIQVRSA; from the coding sequence ATGAGCATCAAACGCCGTCACTTTCTAGTTTTAGGCAGTCTCAGCAGCTTAGGTTTGGCCGGAGTCTGGAAAATGTTTCAGCTTCGGACTGCCTGGGGTACAGAGGCCAACGCTGCTGTGCCTTCTAACGTTGAGGAAGAAAGGGCGATCGTCCCATTGCCGGCCTCACCGCCTATTTTACGCTTTATTTCGGTGGCCGACACCGGTACGGGCGCTGAAGGTCAGTATGCTGTCGCTGAGGCGATGGCGCAATATCACCGGGGAAACCCTTTTAATGTTGCTGTTCTCGCCGGCGACAATATCTACAATAACGGCGAAATTGAAAAAATTAATGCTGTTTTCGAGCGGCCTTATCAGCCCTTATTACAGCAAGGTGTAAAATTTTATGCTTGTCTGGGAAATCACGACATCCGCACTGCTAACGGCGACCCGCAAGTTAAATATGCGGGTTTTAATATGCAAGGTCGCTACTATACTTTTCGCCGCGATCCGGTACAGTTTTTTGCTTTAGATACCAATCACAATGCTGACTGGGAAAATCAGCTTGCTTGGCTGGAAAAAGAGTTGAGTCAGAGCACGGCACCGTGGAAAGTTGTGTTCGGTCACCACCCGATTTATTCCTCTGGCGTCTACGGATCGAATCAATCTTTTATTAAGAGTTTGGCGCCTTTGTTTCAAAAGTACGGCGTGCAGCTTTATATCAACGGACACGAACACAGTTACGAACGCACTCGCTCGATTAACGGTACGACTTATTTAATTTGCGGTGCCGGCGCGGGTACTCGTCCGGTGGGGCGTTCTGAGTGGACGGAGTATTCTGCTAGCCGCCTGAGTTTTGCGACGTTTGATGTCTATGATGACCGGATGTTTGTCAGTTCTATCGGTACTGACAAACGGGTTTTTGACCGAGGGGTGATTCAAGTGCGATCGGCTTAA
- a CDS encoding four helix bundle protein, translating into MGRPDFEELEVYKLAESLANQIWEIVKKWDYFTKDMMGKQIVRSANSFCANIAEGRGRYNDQDNRRFVKIARGSLYETVNWLRLAYARHLITSEEVSKFKPIVDKLLPKLNAYLSSIGHRE; encoded by the coding sequence ATGGGAAGACCGGATTTTGAGGAATTAGAGGTTTATAAGTTGGCGGAAAGTTTGGCGAATCAGATTTGGGAGATTGTTAAAAAATGGGATTACTTCACAAAAGATATGATGGGCAAACAGATAGTTCGGTCTGCGAATAGTTTCTGTGCTAATATTGCTGAAGGAAGAGGTCGTTATAATGACCAAGATAATCGACGTTTTGTAAAAATTGCTAGAGGCTCTTTGTACGAAACAGTAAACTGGTTAAGATTAGCCTATGCTAGACACCTTATCACCAGCGAAGAAGTAAGCAAATTTAAACCAATTGTCGATAAACTACTACCAAAACTTAACGCTTATTTGAGTTCAATAGGGCACAGGGAATAA
- a CDS encoding DNA adenine methylase: MSAAAPSFVLPRPFLKWAGGKTRLIGQYQPYFPEKFTTYYEPFLGGGAVFFYLAQQHPGLQAVLTDINPELINAYRCVRDKVEELILLLEEHQLEHSRDNKDYYYWVRSRSYKTDTEKAARLIYLNKTCYNGLYRENSKGEFNVPIGRYKNPNICQADLLRSVSSLLAPAQIEVRKFEEILDFATSSEDFVYFDPPYYPISATSNFTTYSRDNFKESEQLKLRDIFAELVERGVKVMLSNSNCDFIEKNYSDTQIFPNKFLPKLMEISASRGINSNSFKRGKIKELLIRSF; this comes from the coding sequence ATGTCTGCTGCCGCACCTTCTTTCGTCTTGCCACGTCCCTTTCTGAAATGGGCAGGAGGCAAAACTAGGTTGATTGGACAATATCAACCTTATTTTCCTGAAAAGTTCACAACTTACTACGAGCCTTTTTTGGGTGGCGGAGCTGTATTTTTTTACTTAGCACAGCAGCACCCTGGTTTGCAAGCTGTTTTAACAGATATTAATCCTGAGTTGATTAATGCTTATCGCTGTGTCAGGGATAAAGTTGAGGAACTGATTCTACTTTTAGAGGAGCATCAGTTAGAACATAGTAGGGACAATAAAGATTATTATTACTGGGTGCGATCGCGCTCCTACAAAACAGATACAGAAAAAGCAGCACGCCTGATTTACCTAAATAAAACTTGTTACAACGGCCTCTACAGAGAAAACTCAAAAGGTGAATTTAATGTTCCCATAGGTCGATACAAAAATCCTAACATTTGTCAAGCAGATTTACTGCGATCTGTTTCATCTTTACTCGCGCCCGCTCAAATTGAAGTCAGAAAATTCGAGGAAATTTTGGATTTTGCTACAAGCAGCGAAGACTTTGTTTATTTTGACCCGCCTTATTATCCAATCAGTGCCACCAGTAACTTCACGACTTACAGCCGGGATAATTTCAAAGAATCGGAACAGCTTAAACTGAGAGATATTTTTGCAGAACTTGTAGAACGGGGCGTGAAAGTTATGCTGTCTAATTCTAACTGCGATTTTATCGAAAAAAATTATAGCGATACTCAAATCTTCCCAAATAAATTTCTTCCAAAACTCATGGAAATCTCAGCATCTAGGGGAATTAATTCTAATAGTTTTAAACGCGGAAAAATCAAAGAATTATTAATACGTTCATTTTAA
- a CDS encoding N-acetylmannosamine-6-phosphate 2-epimerase: MINCQIPTGLIVSCQAPADSPLHDPIVIAAMARTAINRGASGVRIDTPAHIAAVRKHISAPIIGIWKQQLPGCEIYITPRFEDARAIAASGADIIAVDATLRNRPAGGEDLKTLIGRIHNELGKLVMADVDTIEAAIAATEAGADSVATTLFGYTAQTENFSPPGFDLLAEMVEKLKVPVICEGGISAPEMAKKALDLGAAAVVVGTDITGIDLKVTAYKSLMGK; this comes from the coding sequence ATGATTAATTGTCAAATTCCTACAGGATTAATTGTTTCTTGTCAAGCACCTGCTGATTCGCCGCTGCACGATCCGATCGTAATTGCGGCAATGGCTCGAACCGCCATCAATCGAGGTGCATCGGGCGTGCGGATTGACACTCCGGCTCACATTGCAGCGGTGCGAAAACATATATCCGCTCCCATAATTGGGATTTGGAAGCAGCAATTGCCGGGATGCGAGATTTACATTACTCCTCGGTTTGAAGACGCGCGGGCGATCGCCGCTTCTGGAGCCGATATTATCGCCGTTGATGCTACTCTGAGAAACCGTCCTGCTGGTGGCGAAGACTTAAAGACATTAATCGGGCGAATTCACAATGAATTGGGCAAATTAGTGATGGCGGATGTAGATACAATAGAAGCTGCGATCGCGGCAACCGAAGCTGGTGCAGATAGTGTAGCAACTACTCTTTTTGGCTATACTGCCCAGACGGAAAATTTTTCGCCGCCGGGATTTGATTTGCTTGCGGAAATGGTAGAAAAGCTTAAGGTTCCCGTTATCTGCGAAGGCGGGATATCGGCGCCGGAAATGGCTAAAAAAGCCTTGGATTTAGGAGCGGCGGCTGTTGTTGTGGGGACAGATATTACTGGAATTGATCTTAAGGTGACAGCCTATAAGTCCCTGATGGGGAAGTAA